A genomic segment from Ignavibacteriales bacterium encodes:
- a CDS encoding response regulator has translation MNTYKPKVLIVDDEKGLRIGAQRLLTRENYDVTTAENGTDGIKLGTETEFDLAVIDLKMPDVDGLEVLQRIRDKYPNTVCFIATAFASYETAVEATRLGAHSYIPKPFTPEELLSNLKEGYQIRLVNLEAEKWHKEREERLLEVAFEKTRMNTIVNSITDGVLVVNKDGLAVLYNPAALRFLELTGIAIEEYILDKLKPEILALFKKFVNEKSSDHNSYTIQIELKPNREFFIEATASAVFHPGENVAGVVIVFKDITELKKIEFVKSQFVSMVSHELKAPIAAVYGFLKLFNDDSIKLSPEQKKEYENRSMIRLDGLLKMVNDLLDISRMEMKAVHREIKRVCIHEVIASILELFQVDINKKGIQVIFDHDEYKQCIKADSDEITRLFTNLISNAIKYNREQGTITIKLSMSDDYLLTTIKDNGIGLKPEEKNKLFTEFFRAKNEKTKNISGTGLGLSIVKRIIDSYSGMIEVESDYGEGTTFKVFLPTIMSN, from the coding sequence ATGAACACTTACAAACCAAAAGTTCTGATTGTTGACGATGAAAAAGGTCTTCGGATTGGTGCACAAAGATTACTTACCCGCGAAAACTATGATGTAACAACTGCAGAAAACGGAACTGATGGAATAAAACTTGGAACTGAAACCGAATTCGATCTGGCCGTTATTGATTTAAAGATGCCCGATGTTGATGGACTTGAAGTTCTTCAAAGAATACGCGATAAATATCCGAATACAGTTTGCTTTATTGCAACAGCATTTGCTAGTTATGAAACTGCAGTTGAAGCAACACGATTAGGCGCGCATAGTTACATACCAAAACCATTTACACCTGAAGAGCTTTTATCAAACCTTAAAGAAGGTTATCAAATAAGACTAGTAAATCTTGAAGCGGAAAAATGGCACAAGGAACGAGAAGAACGTTTGCTTGAAGTAGCATTTGAAAAAACAAGAATGAACACTATTGTAAACTCAATTACAGATGGTGTTCTGGTTGTTAATAAGGATGGACTTGCTGTTCTATATAATCCTGCCGCATTAAGGTTTTTAGAGTTGACAGGAATTGCCATTGAAGAATACATTTTAGATAAGCTTAAACCTGAAATACTTGCGCTGTTTAAAAAGTTTGTTAATGAAAAATCATCAGACCATAATTCTTATACCATACAGATTGAATTAAAACCCAATCGTGAATTTTTTATCGAAGCAACTGCATCCGCCGTGTTTCATCCAGGGGAAAATGTTGCAGGAGTTGTAATAGTTTTTAAAGATATAACCGAGCTTAAAAAAATTGAATTTGTAAAATCCCAGTTTGTATCGATGGTTTCTCATGAACTAAAAGCCCCAATAGCAGCGGTATATGGATTTTTAAAATTGTTTAATGATGATTCGATTAAGCTTAGTCCTGAACAAAAGAAAGAATATGAAAACCGCTCGATGATTCGTTTAGATGGTTTATTAAAAATGGTAAATGATCTTTTAGATATATCACGAATGGAAATGAAAGCAGTCCATCGTGAAATAAAACGAGTTTGTATTCACGAAGTTATAGCATCCATTCTTGAACTGTTCCAGGTTGACATCAACAAAAAAGGAATTCAGGTAATCTTTGATCATGATGAATACAAGCAATGTATAAAGGCTGATAGCGATGAGATTACAAGATTATTTACAAATCTAATAAGCAATGCTATTAAGTATAATCGTGAACAAGGAACAATTACAATAAAACTTTCTATGTCCGATGATTATCTTCTTACCACTATAAAAGACAATGGAATTGGTTTAAAACCCGAAGAAAAGAACAAATTGTTCACAGAATTTTTCCGTGCTAAAAATGAAAAAACAAAAAACATTAGCGGCACAGGTTTAGGTTTATCAATCGTGAAACGTATTATCGATTCTTACTCCGGAATGATAGAAGTTGAATCTGACTATGGCGAAGGAACAACTTTTAAAGTATTTTTACCAACAATAATGTCTAATTAA
- a CDS encoding response regulator, with amino-acid sequence MSTKKKILLVDDDLDLLEQNKLLIESKGYEVITANSGKEGFEVFKKVKPDACVVDLIMEEHDSGFILCYRIKRDDYGKNIPVFILTSATYDTGFKFGASTSEEKEWIKADALLNKPVVIEEFVQKLEAFFELRK; translated from the coding sequence ATGAGCACAAAGAAAAAAATTCTATTAGTCGATGACGATTTAGATCTTCTTGAACAAAATAAATTATTAATTGAATCCAAAGGTTATGAAGTAATTACAGCAAACAGCGGCAAAGAAGGATTTGAGGTTTTTAAAAAAGTAAAACCAGATGCCTGCGTTGTCGATTTAATTATGGAAGAACATGATTCCGGTTTTATACTTTGTTACAGAATTAAGCGGGATGATTATGGAAAAAATATTCCTGTTTTTATTCTTACTTCAGCAACTTACGATACAGGATTCAAATTTGGTGCGTCAACTTCTGAAGAAAAGGAATGGATAAAAGCGGATGCACTCCTTAATAAACCAGTAGTTATAGAAGAATTTGTTCAGAAACTTGAAGCATTTTTTGAGTTAAGGAAATAG